Genomic DNA from Podospora pseudoanserina strain CBS 124.78 chromosome 4, whole genome shotgun sequence:
ACTCCACAAAAACGTCGACGATCATCTAGCCAGGAGCATCAGGTGACCTTTTCCTGTCTCCTTGTAGAGTTCAGGATCGAGATTCATAAAACACGCGTGGCACACTGCCACACTGCTCCAAGGTTGACATCGAACAAGAGCAGTCATATCGCAGGGAGACTGGCGGCTACAATATCTCTTTCATCATAGTTGTTGATCAAACCCGCAAACACGTGGAGTTGGCTTCGACGAAGGCAACCGGGCATTCCGAGAGAAGCAAGAATAGCAGACCGAGTGTGCGAGTCCAAACAAGGAGCCCCGAGTTATCCCCTGGCCTCTCGGATTTTTATCTATTATTTCGCTCTACTTGCTCGGATTTAACTTTCTGGTGGTATGCAGTGGCAGGAAACGCCTGGCGACGGACATGCTCCTGGTGAGCTGTATGTAGGCTGGACACGGCTCCGAAAGTTGCATTTCACTGATGTGCGTCCAGGGCGGAGATTGTGTCCGATATGCAGGCCGGAGGAAAGGAGAGAGCCACTTGGGCAGGTTCGAAACTCGGGCCTTTTCGTATTGGCTCTGCATCGTGCATACCTTCATCAGTGAAAAAGATATTTGTGACTTGCGGGGGAGCTATCACCAACTTTCGCTGCCTCTCTCGCTTGCCAGGGCCGACCAGGATCCCCGTGACAGAGGGGTCAACCCCGCAAAGATGTTCCACCAATGGTCTAGCCCTTTGCCGACCCCTGTGTGAGGTGCTCACATGCTTTTGCAAAATGCACAGAGCACACAGAACACACATGGGAAAAAAGTGCGACGACAGTTCCAGGTTGTCCAAcgaggggaaaaaaagggtgAGCCGAAACGAACATTGCGCATTGCATTGCGACCGCCCCCGGAACGCCGTTACGGGGACTAAAACTACTACCTACCTGACCAGGTCTACACAACACACGCCCCTAAtgtggcagcagcaaatcTCGcggtcgtggtcgtggtcaTGGACCAGCCGTCCCAGCTGTATCAGCCATACCAGCCGTAGCTGTAgtagcaacagcaacaaagcCAATCGAAGTACTGTTCCCATTGGGGCGCTGTCCGTCTACTACTCCCGCGCTCGGCTTAAACAGAGTTGTGAGAATAGCTAGGGCCAGGCCTTAGATGACGTACCCCTCCTGGTCTGTCAGCCTGCCCGCATTCCgtccctccaaccccgcgCCGTCTCTCCTTTATCAGTCCCGGCAGTACCACCCCCTACAGTGCCCCGTTCGGTACCGCATTCATATCCTATTCATCCGCCATATCCTGTTATCGCCCCCCCTCGACTCAATCCTCTGCAGCAGAAGCGCCTTCGACCTTTTCACTCTACTGCCTGGTCGCCCCGGAAGAAcaagacatcatcatcatcatcaacaacaacaacaacaacagcacacAGCATGGGTGACCTTGGCGACTTCAACCCCATTCGCTTCGAAGAAGGCGGCATGGTGATAGACATACCCACGCTGAACCTCGACTCCCTGAAGAAGCCCGAAGCAACTATCACCCCTCTGTACCCCGACCACATTCCCACCCTCGAGACGCCCAACTTACATCCGCACCATGATAAACACCTGCCGCGGGGCATTGAGGAGACACCTGAGGAACAGCGGCGCCACTGGTTTGTGGGCAGTATCGACCAGGGAACAACGTCATCTCGGTTCCTAATATTCAACGGAGAAGGCGACCCAGTTGCCAGTCACCAACTCGAGTTCGAGAACCTGTATCCTAAATCCGGGTATGTAGAAGAGCCCGCCACCTGACCCGCATCCCGTTGCTTTGGTCTCCGCTTCCCTGCCTCatccgcctccacctccgcatGTGTCGCTCATTGCGGAGACCCCTCTGCTAACACAGTATTGATCTACAGATGGCACGAGCACGAACCGTTGGAGCTTCTCGCCTCCGTGGAGGAATGCATCGATGAGGCGATGCGCAAGTTTGTCGATCTGGGGTACCGAAAATCAGACATTCGGTCCATTGGCATCACCAATCAAAGAGAAACGACAGTAGTAtgggacaacaacaccggcGAGCCCCTTTACAACGCCATTGTCTGGCCCGATACCAGAACCAAAGATTTGGTGAGGGACCTCAAGTCCCGTGACCAGGCCGACACATTGACAGACCTTTGTGGTCTGCCGCTATCAACATATCCCAGCAGTGTCAAGCTCATGTGGCTCATCGAAAACGTCGAGGCCGTAAAACAAGCCTATGAGGAGGGTCGCCTCGCCTTTGGAACAGTCGACTCATGGCTGATATATAAGCTCAACGGCGGGGCGAAGGCGGCAAAGCCCATCCATGTTACCGATAGCACAAATGCTAGCAGAACCATGTTTATGAACCTGCACACTCTCCAGTACGACGACAATCTGCTCAAGTTCTTTGGTATCGACAGAAGCAAGATCCACCTTCCCAAGATCGTTCCATCATCAGATCCATGTTGCTTTGGAAAAATTGCCAAGGGCGCATTGTCGGGAGTGCAGATTGCCGGGTGCCTGGGAGACCAGTCTAGTGCGTTGGTCGGCCAGTGTGGTTTCAGTCCGGGTCAAGCCAAAAACACCTACGGCACCGGTTGCTTCTTACTCTACAACGTTGGTACCAAGCCGGTCATTTCAAAATATGGTCTTTTGGCAACAGTCGCCTACGACTTTGGCGGTGGCCGCAAGCCCGTCTACGCCTTGGAGGGAAGCATAGCCGTCGCCGGATCCGGTGTCAAGTTCCTCATGAACAACTTGGGATTTGTTGACAAGTCAAGCGCCATCACTGAGCTGGCCGAATCAGTCGAGGATAACGGCGGTGTTGTTTTTGTCACCGCTTTCAGTGGTCTGTTTGCCCCCTATTGGATTGATGATGCCAAGGGCACAATTTGTAAGCACACCTCTCTCCCCGCTCTGCATTGCCCCTTAATTGCTAACGTATGCGTCTAGTTGGCATCACgcaacacacacaaaaagGTCACATTGCTCGGGCCACACTGGAAGCCACGTGTTTCCAGACGAAGGCCATCTTGGACGCCATGGAAAAGGACTCCAATGCCAAACTCGAGTCTCTtgcggttgatggtggcCTGTCAAACTCTGACCTCTGCATGCAAACGCAGGCCGATATCACGGGCATCCCGGTTGATCGTCCAGGCATGAGAGAGACGACAGCCTTGGGTGCAGCCATTGCTGCTGGGCTGGCAACAGGTGTCTGGAAGGAGTTGAATGACCTGAAGGATGTGAATCAGGCCGGTAGGAAGGTGTTCAAGCCGAATATGGAGAGGAAACAAGCAGAGAAGCTGTTCAAGAAGTGGGAGCAAGCTGTTGAGATGAGCAGAGGGTGGGTTAATGAGGTTgccgatggtgaggaggagtgaGTGGAAGGATATGATGTTTCAAAAGGTGTTATTGCAGGAGTTGGGGTTCGGAGGTCTCGTTGTTTCTTTCAATTTGGGCGGCATTCTGGGTTGGTGAATCTAAGCGGCACGGCATCATGgtttgtttgggtttgggtcaATGATTTCGACTCGAAATGGAATGGAAAGGGAGAAAAAGGGATATACTGATCACGATTGTGTGGATACCCTTTGGCTTGGTGTGTATTTTTAtgcggtggggaggtggcTTGTACGTACATAACCTTGCgggagtggtgggtttgAAGGGAACTGGGTGTTTGAGAGATAGTTCCAATGAAGAGTACTGCTTCGATAAATCAACTTTGGGGTTCGATGCCTGATGCTTATCAGTGAGAGGGGTTGTCTCCTCCCAGCCGTCAAAACCTTAAGCCTTCCAAGGCCACATGAGCAAACATTTTAAAAGCCACAGCTCCACAACCAGGGACGGGGATGAAGGCGTACTTGGTGAGATAACTGAGCTTGAATAACCACATATGGAAGCTTGTCCCAGCACGGATTAACCCAATCGCAGGTGAGAATGGTGTCGTGCACCCTGTGCGATTAAGACTTAGGACCCTCCCCCGCAAGGAAGACAACGACCACGACGGAAACACGACACGAGATGGACTTTTGTTGGCAATTGCGCCGCTGCCGATATCACCTATTACAACATGGCATTCCGAATGTTTGGCGACATTTTGAAAGTCCTGCTTGATTATGGGGACGGGATCAAGCTGGACGCGCCACTTACGCCCCCGGATAGCAGCGAGACGGAGACGGGCTTTCTGCTGTCGTCTGCAGTGGATTCCATAATGGCATCATGGGATCCTGAAGGGTTCTTTGCGAAGGTGTTGCTAGAGGAGGCGACGGAGAAGAACTGGTCGGgcaggaagaagggaagcGATGAGCGATGCATCGGCGAGGGCTGTGGAGGGGCATTGGTCCTGGCATTTGGCCGGGGCCGGTGAAGGCGCTTGTGGAGCACGGAGCCGAGGTACCTGATCACCTCGACGAGGCAGAGCTGGATAAGATGGATGAGATGCTTCGTCGATTTGCTGCGTTGGATAGGAAACGAGCAAGGGGGGGTCGAAAAGGGGCAGCAGACGGAATAGAAAGAATAAGAGCAGCAGAAAGAAAGGAGTAGAAGGAATAGGTGAGtctctggaggaggagaaagcCTTGACGGGAGGTGTCCAAGATACGAGGTTTTGGGCTCAGGTACGTACTGCCGAGCGGAGCTGGGGCTTTTGGATGGGATACCTACCCACTTCAGCAAGGTGGTGGTCAAGCAGTTATATTTGCCTACTTGATGCCCAGTGGCTTTGTGAAGAACGTTTACATGCAGAGGGCTTGGTCAAATAGTCAAAAAGTGAGTTGAAAAAGTCTGTCTAAAAAGCATTCGGGTAGATTTCTCATATGCCTCTCAGGTATGGTTTATGCTGTGATAGTAAAGGAAACAAAACAGGAAGTTACAGTCTGTGTTGCCCGGTCAGATCCTCACAATGTCCGGGCAGGACGGTCTTGATAAGTTCTCtttgtgctgtgctgtttATCATGCACGGCACTGTATCACAAGTGTCTTTTACCGGCGATTGTGAGGTTTGCCTGGCACTATagtgggaagagggcgatCGAGACTATAAAAAGCTCGTATGATTGACAGAGTCGGACATGGTCCTTTTCTTGATTCAAGTTTCAAGAGTTGTTTTGACAGTGGTTGCCAAAGCTGACCAGGTCAAGTCTTGGCACTAACCCCCCTTATCCCACCACTTtatttgtttactttctttCCATTTTTGGTTGTCTTTACAGGGCAACAACACACACGCACAGCAACACCGGTATCCACAGAACAGTAATGAATAGGTATCCTGAGTCAATTGGATTTTCTACTCAACAGCCTTATACTGTATGGGGGTATCTCACTAATTTCCTTTCCTTCATTTCTATCCCTTCTGCACGAGCCAAAATAAGGTGGGTATTTTGCAGTACACATGCAGACACAAGACATACACACTGTCACTCACACTGACAACCGCCATCCTGACATCCACTCTCAGAACAACACATCACAAGCATgaaccccagcagcaacccccctAAACgccctccttgccctcctcttcgcAATCCTCTAGCGCGAAGAAGATCCCCGAGTCTACACATCCACCTCGAcagcctctccctcaacctcttcttctccttcccaggagaatccaacccctcccccaggtTCCTCTCCGTCACAGTGCACTTGCTCGCTCTCTTGGAAGAGCCAAACAAGCTCCtactcctcttcaccatcactCCATGCGTCTCCCTATCTGGCGAGGAGACAACTTTGATGGTGATACTGCTGTTCCTATGAATGTTGCTCCCCTCAGCCTTGAGTGAAGGACGGATCGGAGCAATTGGCTGGGGCGCGGAAACTGGTGCTTCGGGGTGGGCTTGGGCCTGGGACAAAACCGCAGTCTTCTTAGCCGCGTTCATCTCTGCTACTTCAGCTACCGTAGCTTCAGAGGTGGAGTTCGCTTGAAGCCGCCTCTGCATGTAAGCCGCGCCTGTGCTTGTCGCTCTGCGGGGGGCtgctttggggttgttggtggacaTGTTCGATACGGGCGTTGACGAGCGGGAGATAACCGGGGTACTGGTAGGTGTAGCCGATCGCTTGTTGTGGTCCGATTCTTCAATCAGACATTGCGCGGGAAGCGAGTTCCGCTTGGTGATCCCCATAACGAGGTCTGCGCATTCGGATCGCTGCCCGGCGTCAGATGCGTTGGAGGCTCTGCTGCCCCAGGTATTCCTGCGGCTGCGCCCAACACGTGTGACCGCTGTACATGGCGTGGCCGCTGCGGATTCTGGGCCGCTGTTAGTGGGTGTGTGGGCTGGTGACCAGCCTGAAGAAAGAGCCACCCAGAGAGCTGTCACGGAAATGAGATTCTTGGTCGCTTCATCGATTAGGTGAACTGGTCCCTCGGCCATTTCCTGGGTGAGAGAAACCGGCATCCCAAGACCGGAGTCGCTTTCACCGTCAGTGGAGAAACACAATGATGATTGCTGAGATGGAGAATTTGGAACAGTGCTGCAGGTTACGTTGGAGAGAGAGCGGCCGCGGCCGTGCCGCGGGGGTTGATATCGATTGGATGGGTTCGAAACAGAAGCATAGGAGTCGCGGATGTCTAGAGATGAAGGCGTAAGAGATGCCATGACTGGATGCCTGCgagtgagggggttgatcaTGCTGAATGTGAAGCGGGTTTGCGGCGTTGTTGTAGACGATGGTGTACTCGGCTCTGTCGGATGCGATGTTGGTGCCGATTTGTGCCTGCGAGCCCATcgggctgtggtggtgttgccatTA
This window encodes:
- the GUT1 gene encoding Glycerol kinase (EggNog:ENOG503NUT5; COG:G); translation: MGDLGDFNPIRFEEGGMVIDIPTLNLDSLKKPEATITPLYPDHIPTLETPNLHPHHDKHLPRGIEETPEEQRRHWFVGSIDQGTTSSRFLIFNGEGDPVASHQLEFENLYPKSGWHEHEPLELLASVEECIDEAMRKFVDLGYRKSDIRSIGITNQRETTVVWDNNTGEPLYNAIVWPDTRTKDLVRDLKSRDQADTLTDLCGLPLSTYPSSVKLMWLIENVEAVKQAYEEGRLAFGTVDSWLIYKLNGGAKAAKPIHVTDSTNASRTMFMNLHTLQYDDNLLKFFGIDRSKIHLPKIVPSSDPCCFGKIAKGALSGVQIAGCLGDQSSALVGQCGFSPGQAKNTYGTGCFLLYNVGTKPVISKYGLLATVAYDFGGGRKPVYALEGSIAVAGSGVKFLMNNLGFVDKSSAITELAESVEDNGGVVFVTAFSGLFAPYWIDDAKGTIFGITQHTQKGHIARATLEATCFQTKAILDAMEKDSNAKLESLAVDGGLSNSDLCMQTQADITGIPVDRPGMRETTALGAAIAAGLATGVWKELNDLKDVNQAGRKVFKPNMERKQAEKLFKKWEQAVEMSRGWVNEVADGEEE
- a CDS encoding hypothetical protein (EggNog:ENOG503P2SX), which produces MFLHSGASLHGHEYSNRPSPSTPPAATHNLRSPLLRSAFAPPKQRVNVDGASAPIRQRPASDYIPRALSPVVRFRVDPEEDAPPQTPAMPEPPSDSELSDVTNPNASTLTTRSTPRRHRHRVQRKSTTYGLGYPTPKLLDKTKYVRKVLPRLLLQLQLVSADGRSRPVLEVFPSSRIAGPVIAPRLAKRFPGIFGVKHSLAYDDIVLVRRDDDHVESDSTEGDSDDALEKRRLVAVYSPLRHSDEAEIVLDDGTVWVARPLPNGSWDFAHTDDNGNTTTARWARRHKSAPTSHPTEPSTPSSTTTPQTRFTFSMINPLTRRHPVMASLTPSSLDIRDSYASVSNPSNRYQPPRHGRGRSLSNVTCSTVPNSPSQQSSLCFSTDGESDSGLGMPVSLTQEMAEGPVHLIDEATKNLISVTALWVALSSGWSPAHTPTNSGPESAAATPCTAVTRVGRSRRNTWGSRASNASDAGQRSECADLVMGITKRNSLPAQCLIEESDHNKRSATPTSTPVISRSSTPVSNMSTNNPKAAPRRATSTGAAYMQRRLQANSTSEATVAEVAEMNAAKKTAVLSQAQAHPEAPVSAPQPIAPIRPSLKAEGSNIHRNSSITIKVVSSPDRETHGVMVKRSRSLFGSSKRASKCTVTERNLGEGLDSPGKEKKRLRERLSRWMCRLGDLLRARGLRRGGQGGRLGGLLLGFMLVMCCSESGCQDGGCQCE